From Asterias rubens chromosome 3, eAstRub1.3, whole genome shotgun sequence, the proteins below share one genomic window:
- the LOC117287781 gene encoding retinol dehydrogenase 7-like, whose product MASWLVIIALVVIIALIIQDIMDRVYKNVTNKYILVTGCDSGFGNLLARYLGQKRGCHVIAACLSESGLEALEREAPKGTVTGIVMDVTDTESIQWARDRVALIVGDKGLWGLVNNAGIAGIPVPYHWMEKREIQRVLDVNLMGTIEVTNEFFPLIRQAKGRIVNVSSGSAVMPMTIGGYSISKIGVEAFSDALRVSCRAFGVTVHILEPGFFQTNIVARDSTMTSVTNAWNRLPKEEKAVYGPKYLDKLLSKVEMVLDRCSPSCHLVTDAMEHALCARWPWRRYMPGNDIKFIFKPLSMIPPWITDNILYYVLLQRPECHH is encoded by the exons ATGGCATCATGGCTGGTCATAATTGCTTTGGTGGTCATCATTGCACTAATCATCCAAGACATCATGGACCGAGTCTACAAAAACGTCACCAACAAGTACATCCTTGTCACAGGCTGCGATTCGGGGTTCGGTAACCTCTTGGCACGATATCTAGGACAGAAGAGAGGGTGTCACGTCATCGCGGCGTGTCTGTCCGAATCTGGGCTTGAAGCTCTAGAGAGGGAAGCCCCAAAAGGGACTGTCACTGGCATTGTCATGGATGTCACAGATACAGAGAGTATACAGTGGGCTCGGGATAGAGTTGCACTGATTGTGGGTGACAAAG GTTTGTGGGGCCTTGTTAACAACGCCGGTATAGCAGGAATCCCAGTTCCCTATCACTGGATGGAAAAGCGTGAAATACAACGAGTACTGGACGTGAACCTAATGGGAACCATTGAAGTGACCAATGAATTCTTCCCCTTGATACGACAAGCGAAAGGGCGCATTGTAAATGTTTCCAGTGGTTCGGCTGTTATGCCCATGACCATCGGGGGATACAGTATCTCTAAAATTGGGGTGGAGGCTTTCTCGGATGCTTTACG TGTAAGTTGCAGGGCATTTGGTGTCACTGTTCACATCCTTGAGCCTGGCTTCTTCCAGACCAACATTGTAGCAAGAGATTCTACAATGACGTCAGTGACCAATGCATGGAACAGGCTACCCAAAGAGGAGAAGGCAGTGTATGGTCCAAAGTATCTTGATAAGT TACTTTCAAAGGTTGAGATGGTTCTTGACAGATGTTCTCCGTCCTGTCATCTAGTCACTGATGCTATGGAGCACGCCCTCTGTGCCCGTTGGCCATGGCGACGCTACATGCCTGGAAACGACATCaaatttatcttcaaaccaCTGTCTATGATACCTCCGTGGATAACAGACAACATCCTTTACTACGTGCTGTTGCAAAGGCCAGAATGTCATCATTAA